One segment of Cetobacterium sp. NK01 DNA contains the following:
- the galU gene encoding UTP--glucose-1-phosphate uridylyltransferase GalU, producing MKKVTKAVIPAAGLGTRVLPATKAQPKEMLVIVDKPSLQYIVEELVESGITDIVIVTGRNKNSIEDHFDFSYELENTLERDGKFELLKKIDDISSMANIYYVRQNHPLGLGHAILKTKSFIGDDPFVIALGDDIVYNPDAPVAKQLIDVYEKYGSSVIGVQEVENKDVSKYGIVKPAAILDEKTVEMIDFIEKPTLEEAPSNLACLGRYLLSGDIFKYLETTEPGKGGEIQLTDAILKMLNDDQKVVAYNFQGKRYDIGNKIGLLKANIEFGLRNEETKDDLIKYLKEEIKF from the coding sequence ATGAAAAAAGTTACAAAAGCTGTTATACCTGCAGCAGGATTAGGGACTAGAGTTTTACCAGCAACAAAAGCTCAACCAAAGGAGATGCTTGTCATTGTTGACAAGCCTTCTTTACAGTATATTGTAGAGGAACTTGTAGAATCTGGAATAACTGATATTGTTATTGTTACTGGAAGAAATAAAAATTCTATTGAGGATCACTTCGACTTTTCATATGAGTTAGAAAATACCCTTGAAAGAGATGGAAAGTTTGAACTTTTAAAAAAGATTGATGACATTTCTAGTATGGCAAATATCTATTATGTTAGACAAAATCATCCACTAGGATTAGGTCACGCTATCTTAAAAACAAAATCATTTATTGGAGATGATCCTTTTGTTATTGCTTTAGGTGATGATATTGTTTATAATCCCGATGCTCCTGTTGCTAAACAACTTATTGATGTTTATGAAAAATATGGAAGTAGTGTTATTGGTGTACAAGAAGTTGAAAATAAAGATGTATCTAAATATGGTATTGTTAAACCTGCTGCTATTCTAGATGAAAAAACTGTAGAAATGATTGATTTTATAGAAAAACCAACTTTAGAAGAAGCGCCTTCTAATCTAGCATGCCTTGGAAGATATCTTTTATCTGGAGATATTTTTAAATATTTAGAAACTACTGAACCTGGTAAAGGTGGAGAAATTCAACTTACTGACGCTATTTTAAAAATGTTAAATGATGATCAAAAAGTAGTTGCCTATAATTTCCAAGGTAAAAGATATGATATAGGAAATAAAATTGGACTTCTAAAGGCTAATATAGAGTTTGGTCTTAGAAATGAAGAGACTAAAGATGATCTTATAAAATACTTAAAAGAGGAGATTAAATTTTAA